In the genome of Raphanus sativus cultivar WK10039 chromosome 4, ASM80110v3, whole genome shotgun sequence, one region contains:
- the LOC130511391 gene encoding uncharacterized protein LOC130511391: protein MDLSSGSSSNRRNRGYGNRRVCACQLPAKIFTAWTDKNPGRRFYGCELYKEGENNHCSYFAWLDEEEVKGWAKRASIQARDEIREKKKQINELTATVNDLTATVNALRMELEQQKVEKPGSREMVVYRPTELPH, encoded by the exons ATGGATCTAAGCTCGGGGTCATCAAGCAATAGAAGGAACAGAGGTTATGGTAATCGCAGAGTATGTGCTTGTCAGTTGCCTGCAAAGATTTTCACAGCTTGGACAGATAAGAATCCTGGTCGGAGGTTCTATGGGTGTGAATTGTACAAG GAAGGGGAGAATAACCATTGCTCTTACTTTGCGTggcttgatgaagaagaagtgaaAGGTTGGGCTAAGAGAGCTTCGATTCAAGCTCGAGATGaaataagagagaagaagaaacagatcAATGAACTTACAGCCACCGTCAATGATCTAACGGCCACTGTCAATGCACTTCGTATGGAGTTGGAGCAGCAGAAGGTGGAGAAACCAGGTTCTCGTGAAATGGTTGTGTATCGTCCAACTGAGCTTCCTCATTAA
- the LOC108851164 gene encoding probable carbohydrate esterase At4g34215 produces MEGKSTTSAAESPEIQSHPPSQIFILSGQSNMAGCGGGVKDRHLNRCVSDEIVPSECAPDLSILRLSTDLRWEEARESLHADIDTSKVCGVGPGMAFTNAVRNRLESDSDDMIGLFLFFVLQHKNRITL; encoded by the coding sequence ATGGAAGGAAAATCTACCACCTCCGCCGCTGAGTCACCGGAGATCCAATCCCATCCTCCGAGTCAGATCTTTATCCTCTCCGGACAAAGCAACATGGCCGGATGCGGCGGCGGCGTCAAGGATCGCCACCTCAACCGTTGTGTATCGGATGAGATCGTTCCGTCGGAATGCGCGCCGGACTTGTCGATCCTCCGCCTGAGCACAGATCTCCGGTGGGAGGAAGCGCGCGAGTCGCTCCACGCCGACATTGATACCAGTAAAGTGTGCGGCGTAGGCCCGGGGATGGCGTTCACAAACGCGGTGAGGAACCGGTTGGAATCGGATTCCGATGACATGATCGGactttttttgttctttgtacTTCAACATAAAAACCGTATAACTTTGTAG
- the LOC108849720 gene encoding uncharacterized protein LOC108849720 isoform X1 — MTQYAHIFSLSLFSRPPSMHKHNTMHDCCVRREIKTLLSLTFGDLYRRQCLPLFSLSLYLLYTVASLSLSVNSASQHSFPKERKQSMERLNSKLYVENCYIMKENERLRKKAELLNQENQQLLVQLKQKLSKTNKNPNGSNNDNNISSSSSASGQS; from the exons ATGACGCAATATGCACAcatcttttctctctctctcttctcgcGGCCGCCATCTATGCATAAACACAACACAATGCATGATTGTTGTGTCAGGAGAGAGATAAAGACCCTTCTCTCTCTAACTTTTGGGGATCTATATAGAAGACAGTGTCTCCCTTTGTTCTCTTTGTCCCTCTACCTTCTATACACAgtagcttctctctctctttcggtTAACTCTGCATCTCAACACTCCTTCCCAAAAG AAAGAAAGCAATCAATGGAGAGGCTAAACTCGAAGCTGTATGTGGAGAACTGTTACATAATGAAAGAGAATGAGAGGCTGAGGAAGAAAGCTGAGCTTCTGAACCAAGAAAATCAACAGCTTCTGGTTCAACTCAAACAGAAACTCTCCAAGACTAACAAGAACCCTAATGGATCAAACAATGACAACAATATCTCTTCATCAAGCTCTGCTTCTGGACAATCCTGA
- the LOC108849720 gene encoding protein LITTLE ZIPPER 3-like isoform X2 produces MRVLVLFSGCSALLIITLVAERKQSMERLNSKLYVENCYIMKENERLRKKAELLNQENQQLLVQLKQKLSKTNKNPNGSNNDNNISSSSSASGQS; encoded by the exons ATGCGGGTCCTCGTATTGTTCTCCGGCTGTTCTGCTCTGTTGATCATCACTCTTGTTGCAG AAAGAAAGCAATCAATGGAGAGGCTAAACTCGAAGCTGTATGTGGAGAACTGTTACATAATGAAAGAGAATGAGAGGCTGAGGAAGAAAGCTGAGCTTCTGAACCAAGAAAATCAACAGCTTCTGGTTCAACTCAAACAGAAACTCTCCAAGACTAACAAGAACCCTAATGGATCAAACAATGACAACAATATCTCTTCATCAAGCTCTGCTTCTGGACAATCCTGA
- the LOC108851165 gene encoding uncharacterized protein LOC108851165, whose protein sequence is MHSCSRVTSSTGKKRKVTPRCVAAIVHKDYPGLYETPTAKILLGLVQRKLGVEVSYTTCLRGKKLAVADIRGDPEKGYKILPAYLYMLEKANPDTKTSLVVDKNNRFRYLFVALGASIEGFEYMRKVITVDATFLKTVEGGCLIIATAQDPNLHHYYPIAFAVVDGEKNESWKWFFTTLKTIIPDSTELVFVSDRNPSLIKVVGEVYPMSKHGYCIWHLSHNVKAHVNQGRDEVALQFRKVACLYSEHEFKKQYDDFRERYPSCARYLDKSVEVKRWAKCHFPGARYNIDTSNCAESLNALFEKARRMSLLPMFDTVIDKMSEWFNRHRKNAAEGPSSRKLVSLVENKLHKRTPKGSKLSVTPLNTFQLEYIVLGEDGKTYYVDLQQKTCSCRKFDIDKYPCRHAIRAIIKCLQHDKPLQLSDMYDFISNYYFITTWAKAYRRTIYPVPHITHWLVPKEVTAAKCPLPPDYKKKKEDIRKKASFGGRKSAPFPS, encoded by the coding sequence ATGCATTCATGCTCTCGCGTAACTTCAAGTACtggaaagaaaaggaaagttacaCCAAGATGTGTTGCAGCTATAGTGCACAAGGATTATCCGGGACTATATGAGACACCAACAGCGAAAATCCTGCTCGGTCTGGTGCAAAGAAAACTGGGTGTGGAAGTGTCGTATACGACATGTTTGAGAGGAAAAAAACTAGCTGTTGCGGATATTCGTGGTGATCCGGAGAAGGGATATAAAATATTGCCTGCTTATTTGTATATGTTAGAGAAGGCGAACCCGGATACAAAAACAAGTTTGGTAGTGGATAAAAACAACCGGTTCAGATACCTATTTGTTGCGTTGGGAGCCTCCATTGAAGGGTTTGAATACATGAGGAAAGTCATCACTGTGGATGCAACTTTCCTGAAGACTGTTGAAGGTGGTTGTTTAATTATTGCCACGGCTCAGGATCCAAACCTTCACCATTATTATCCAATAGCTTTTGCTGTGGTTGATGGGGAGAAAAACGAAAGCTGGAAGTGGTTTTTCACGACGCTGAAAACTATTATACCGGATTCGACGGAATTGGTGTTTGTTTCAGACAGAAATCCAAGTCTGATAAAAGTTGTTGGTGAAGTGTATCCGATGTCTAAACATGGGTATTGTATCTGGCATCTATCGCACAATGTGAAAGCTCATGTCAATCAAGGCAGGGACGAGGTTGCACTACAATTCCGAAAAGTTGCATGTCTTTATTCAGAGCATGAGTTTAAAAAGCAGTATGACGATTTTAGGGAGAGGTATCCATCGTGTGCTAGGTATCTTGATAAAAGTGTCGAAGTCAAACGGTGGGCGAAGTGTCATTTCCCCGGTGCTAGGTACAACATAGACACCTCTAATTGTGCGGAGTCTTTGAATGCGCTATTTGAAAAGGCGCGAAGGATGTCTTTATTGCCTATGTTTGATACAGTTATTGATAAAATGTCTGAGTGGTTCAACAGACATAGGAAGAATGCAGCAGAAGGACCGTCATCTCGAAAACTGGTTTCTTTGGTGGAGAACAAATTGCATAAGAGAACACCGAAAGGTTCAAAACTTTCAGTGACTCCGCTGAACACTTTTCAGCTTGAATACATTGTTCTTGGAGAAGACGGGAAGACTTATTATGTGGATTTGCAACAGAAAACGTGCAGTTGCAGGAAGTTTGATATAGATAAATACCCATGTAGACATGCAATAAGAGCTATTATTAAGTGTTTGCAGCATGATAAACCATTACAGTTGAGTGACATGTACGATTTCATCTCGAATTATTACTTCATTACAACATGGGCGAAAGCGTATCGAAGGACTATATATCCAGTCCCTCATATAACTCATTGGCTGGTTCCAAAAGAAGTCACGGCGGCGAAGTGTCCTCTACCTCCAgactacaagaaaaaaaaggaagacaTCAGGAAAAAGGCATCCTTCGGCGGGAGAAAGTCGGCCCCGTTCCCGTCCTAA